A window of Haloarcula sp. H-GB4 contains these coding sequences:
- a CDS encoding Rieske 2Fe-2S domain-containing protein: protein MSDPVDVTVDADDESESVRIHDDGGEVEAGDATVRFSFSGTSDGGPVTGGDDEQSPDGNDDGNERRRIVDLDSVPTDSTLVFEARDGRCGVNCILHRSGDAVAAWRNSCPHQPEVLLDPGRGAIVRGDQLVCHKHGAQFEPDDGVCTHGPCAGDALDSIEVSVRDGDVYLIDERFERAERR, encoded by the coding sequence ATGAGCGACCCCGTGGATGTGACCGTTGACGCTGACGACGAGTCGGAATCGGTCCGAATCCACGACGACGGTGGTGAAGTCGAAGCCGGCGACGCGACCGTCCGATTCAGCTTTTCCGGGACTAGCGACGGAGGACCGGTGACTGGCGGCGACGACGAGCAGTCGCCCGACGGCAATGACGACGGTAACGAGCGGCGCCGCATCGTCGACCTCGATTCGGTGCCCACTGACAGTACGCTCGTCTTCGAGGCACGTGACGGTCGGTGCGGTGTCAACTGCATCCTGCACCGTTCGGGTGATGCCGTCGCCGCCTGGCGCAACTCCTGCCCTCACCAGCCCGAGGTCCTGCTGGATCCGGGCCGGGGCGCGATTGTCCGGGGTGACCAGCTGGTGTGTCACAAACACGGCGCGCAGTTCGAACCCGACGACGGCGTCTGTACGCACGGGCCCTGTGCCGGTGACGCCCTCGACAGTATCGAAGTCTCGGTTCGGGACGGCGACGTGTACCTGATCGACGAGCGCTTCGAGCGGGCCGAACGGCGCTGA